Proteins found in one Luteimonas chenhongjianii genomic segment:
- the tilS gene encoding tRNA lysidine(34) synthetase TilS encodes MPPVLPLPALPGDGPLLVGFSGGLDSTALLHALAHTPQARMRGLSAIHVHHGLQPAADGWATHCAAVCDALGLQCEIARVHVVPDGRGLEAAARDARHAAFARHLPDGGLLVLAHHRDDQAETVLLRALRASGPEGLAAMRPLRSFAAGQLWRPLLALPRARLLAYAQAHHLHWIEDASNAGDDADRNFLRNRVLPLLRTRWPQADAALAGVAALQADAGDLLDPGDAEALAQARTLDPAVLRLDALRRLPPARRARVLRRWCAALGLPPLPAQALAWCEHDLASGQPDRQPCFDWAGHRLQRWRELLHAGPVRAPLDRVFSDIWHGRAPLCLPGGGVLAFEGVLDEAGPWRVQARRGGERIRLPGRDHTHALKHVLQSLAIPPWLRAHLPLLVDASGRLAAAGDLVFDAGFDAWLRSGHRRLRWWPPGTTASALHAPML; translated from the coding sequence ATGCCGCCCGTACTGCCCCTGCCCGCGCTCCCCGGTGACGGACCGCTCCTCGTGGGGTTCAGCGGCGGACTCGACTCCACCGCGTTGCTGCACGCGCTCGCCCATACGCCGCAGGCGCGCATGCGCGGGCTCTCCGCGATCCACGTCCATCACGGCCTGCAACCGGCCGCCGACGGCTGGGCCACGCACTGCGCGGCGGTCTGTGATGCACTTGGACTGCAATGCGAGATTGCCCGTGTGCATGTCGTGCCCGATGGCCGGGGCCTGGAAGCTGCCGCCCGCGATGCACGTCATGCCGCGTTCGCCCGGCATCTGCCCGATGGCGGCCTTCTCGTCCTCGCCCACCACCGCGACGACCAGGCCGAAACCGTGCTCTTGCGTGCCTTGCGCGCGTCCGGTCCCGAGGGGCTCGCGGCGATGCGACCGTTGCGCAGCTTCGCAGCAGGCCAGCTGTGGCGCCCCCTGCTGGCCCTTCCGCGCGCGCGGCTGCTTGCGTATGCGCAGGCCCACCACCTGCATTGGATCGAGGACGCCAGCAACGCCGGCGACGACGCCGACCGCAACTTCCTGCGCAACCGCGTCCTGCCGCTGCTGCGCACGCGCTGGCCGCAGGCCGACGCGGCGCTGGCCGGCGTTGCGGCCTTGCAGGCCGACGCCGGTGACCTGCTCGACCCGGGTGACGCGGAAGCGCTCGCGCAGGCACGGACGCTGGATCCGGCCGTCCTCCGGCTCGACGCCCTGCGCAGGCTTCCGCCCGCGCGTCGCGCCCGTGTGCTGCGTCGCTGGTGCGCCGCGCTCGGCCTGCCCCCGCTGCCGGCGCAGGCGCTGGCCTGGTGCGAGCACGACCTGGCCAGTGGCCAGCCGGATCGACAGCCCTGCTTCGACTGGGCCGGCCACCGCCTGCAGCGCTGGCGTGAGCTGCTGCATGCGGGGCCGGTGCGCGCGCCGCTCGATCGCGTCTTTTCGGACATCTGGCACGGCCGCGCACCGCTTTGCCTGCCGGGCGGGGGCGTGCTGGCCTTCGAAGGCGTCCTGGACGAAGCGGGGCCCTGGCGGGTCCAGGCGCGCCGGGGTGGCGAGCGCATCCGCCTGCCGGGACGTGACCATACCCACGCCCTCAAGCACGTACTGCAGTCGCTGGCGATCCCGCCCTGGCTGCGGGCCCACCTGCCGCTGCTGGTCGATGCCAGCGGTCGGCTGGCGGCGGCCGGCGACCTCGTCTTCGACGCCGGTTTCGACGCCTGGCTCCGCAGCGGCCATCGCCGGCTGCGCTGGTGGCCGCCGGGCACCACGGCATCGGCCCTGCACGCGCCGATGCTTTAA
- a CDS encoding exodeoxyribonuclease VII small subunit, whose product MPKKPATTEPSPVADFENALTQLESLVERMEGDELSLEESLGAYERGVGLYRRCQQALEDAELRVRLLSDPAAPERAQPFGEAAADGPDA is encoded by the coding sequence ATGCCGAAAAAGCCTGCCACTACCGAACCCAGTCCCGTCGCGGATTTCGAGAACGCGTTGACCCAGCTCGAGTCGCTGGTCGAACGCATGGAGGGCGACGAACTGAGCCTGGAGGAATCGCTGGGCGCCTACGAGCGCGGCGTCGGCCTCTATCGCCGCTGCCAGCAGGCGCTCGAGGATGCCGAGCTGCGTGTACGCCTGCTCAGCGACCCGGCCGCGCCGGAACGCGCCCAGCCCTTCGGAGAAGCTGCGGCAGACGGTCCCGATGCCTGA
- a CDS encoding farnesyl diphosphate synthase, giving the protein MVGLNEVWRARTDASLQRALDAVAGGEPRLHAAMRHAVLLGGKRMRPLLVHATAHAFGAAPGAADAAAAAIELVHAYSLVHDDLPAMDDDALRRGQPTVHVAFDEATAILAGDALQTLAFSLLAEAPLDAEIRLAMVAALAHASGANGMCGGQALDLAATGEDVSIDIAALERLHAMKTGALLRAAVTLGALAAGVDADTRARLDSFAAALGLAFQIRDDLLDIEGDSATLGKTAGKDVAQDKATFPALIGLEASRDRLQALAARMDEALAPFGDAVAPLAALGRRAIERDH; this is encoded by the coding sequence ATGGTGGGGTTGAACGAGGTCTGGCGCGCGCGCACCGACGCGAGCCTGCAACGCGCGCTCGACGCCGTGGCGGGCGGCGAGCCCCGCCTGCACGCGGCGATGCGCCATGCAGTGCTGCTCGGCGGCAAGCGCATGCGCCCGCTTCTTGTGCACGCGACCGCCCACGCGTTCGGCGCCGCGCCCGGAGCCGCCGACGCGGCCGCGGCCGCGATCGAGCTGGTGCATGCCTATTCGCTGGTCCATGACGACCTGCCGGCAATGGACGACGATGCGCTGCGCCGTGGCCAGCCGACCGTGCACGTCGCCTTCGACGAAGCCACCGCGATCCTCGCCGGCGATGCGCTGCAGACATTGGCGTTCTCGCTGCTGGCCGAGGCCCCGCTCGATGCGGAGATCCGCCTGGCGATGGTCGCCGCGCTGGCGCATGCCTCCGGCGCGAACGGCATGTGCGGCGGCCAGGCGCTCGATCTCGCCGCAACCGGCGAGGACGTATCGATCGATATCGCCGCGCTCGAACGCCTGCACGCAATGAAGACCGGCGCCCTGCTGCGGGCCGCGGTCACCCTCGGCGCGCTGGCAGCCGGTGTCGACGCCGACACCCGCGCCCGGCTCGACAGCTTCGCCGCCGCGCTCGGCCTCGCATTCCAGATCCGCGACGATCTGCTCGACATCGAGGGCGACAGCGCGACGCTCGGCAAGACGGCCGGCAAGGATGTCGCGCAGGACAAGGCCACCTTCCCGGCGCTGATCGGGCTGGAAGCCTCGCGTGACCGCCTGCAGGCGCTGGCCGCGCGCATGGACGAGGCGCTGGCGCCGTTCGGCGATGCCGTCGCGCCGTTGGCCGCCCTCGGTCGACGCGCGATCGAGCGCGATCACTGA
- a CDS encoding DUF4870 domain-containing protein, which produces MQTASFPQTLPASESRNWAAAMHIGALVLALLTSWMSGLAGALVAGAVYLAKRDEDAFVAEHAREALNFHLSMCLYACAIVVTGIVLLGATVLTLGIGAIVTVPAGLLLGAAACGLALLWLVSSIVAAVRALNGEHYEHPLTIRFFGRR; this is translated from the coding sequence ATGCAGACCGCATCCTTCCCGCAGACCCTGCCCGCCAGCGAGAGCCGCAACTGGGCGGCGGCGATGCACATCGGCGCGTTGGTGCTTGCGCTGCTGACGAGCTGGATGTCGGGTCTGGCCGGAGCGCTGGTGGCCGGCGCGGTCTATCTGGCCAAGCGCGATGAGGACGCCTTCGTGGCCGAGCACGCGCGCGAGGCACTCAATTTCCACCTGAGCATGTGCCTCTACGCCTGCGCGATCGTCGTGACCGGCATCGTTCTGCTTGGCGCGACCGTGCTGACACTGGGGATCGGCGCGATCGTGACGGTGCCGGCCGGCCTGTTGCTGGGCGCGGCGGCCTGCGGACTTGCGCTGCTGTGGCTGGTCAGCAGCATCGTCGCGGCGGTCCGCGCACTGAACGGCGAGCATTACGAGCACCCGCTGACGATCCGGTTCTTCGGGCGCCGATAA
- a CDS encoding DUF4870 domain-containing protein, whose product MSEFDKYTLAPPPPAGAASSEERQWALFAHLSALTGLFTGGVGNIVGPLVIWLIKKDTMPFAVDQAREALNFNITLLIVGVLLLLITLVTFGLGAVLTFPLSILLGIAWLVLTIIGGMKANDGVAYRYPFALRLVK is encoded by the coding sequence ATGAGCGAGTTCGACAAGTACACCCTTGCACCGCCTCCGCCCGCCGGCGCCGCGTCTTCGGAAGAGCGCCAGTGGGCCCTGTTCGCCCATCTGTCGGCGTTGACCGGACTGTTCACCGGCGGGGTCGGCAACATCGTCGGCCCGCTGGTGATCTGGCTGATCAAGAAGGACACGATGCCGTTTGCCGTCGATCAGGCGCGCGAGGCGCTGAACTTCAACATCACCCTGTTGATCGTCGGCGTGCTGTTGCTGCTGATCACCCTGGTCACCTTCGGCCTGGGCGCCGTGCTGACCTTCCCGCTCTCGATCCTGCTCGGCATCGCGTGGCTGGTGCTGACGATCATCGGCGGCATGAAGGCGAACGACGGCGTGGCGTATCGCTATCCCTTCGCGCTGCGACTGGTCAAGTAA
- the pmbA gene encoding metalloprotease PmbA produces the protein MSPALNVHTADDSAERLEALAAVSQRLLDRCRAAGATQAEVSCSEDAGLSVNVRMGEVETVESTRDRGIGVTVYFGKRRGTASTADLREESLAATVDQACAIARFTEDDEASGLADAELMARPGPDGRFPEFDAWHPWALDADAAVDLALACEAGGRDADPRIENSDGASVSTTRGLSVYANSHGFIGAERSSHHSIGCALIAGAGDRMQREGWYSVALAADDLESPIAIGRRAAERTLARLDPRPVPTGSYPVLFQAEVARSLIGHLLGAVSGGALYRRASFLLDSVGTQLFPEWFGIFERPFLERGFQSSAYDAEGVATREAPLVEGGVLQRYVLGSYSARKLGLQTTGNAGGVHNLEIPANAGGLDELLRGMDRGLLVTGLMGQGVNAVTGDYSRGASGFWVEGGEIRHAVDGITIAGNLKEMFATIEAVGSDIDPRSHVRSGSILLGRMTVAGDD, from the coding sequence ATGTCGCCCGCCCTGAATGTTCACACCGCCGACGATTCGGCCGAGCGCCTAGAAGCGCTGGCCGCGGTATCGCAGCGCCTCCTCGACCGTTGCCGCGCCGCCGGGGCCACCCAGGCGGAGGTGTCCTGCTCGGAGGACGCGGGGCTGAGCGTCAATGTGCGCATGGGCGAGGTGGAGACCGTCGAGTCCACCCGCGACCGCGGGATCGGCGTCACCGTCTACTTCGGCAAGCGCCGGGGCACCGCCAGCACCGCCGATCTGCGCGAGGAGAGCCTCGCGGCTACGGTCGACCAGGCCTGCGCGATCGCGCGCTTCACCGAGGACGACGAGGCGTCGGGCCTGGCCGACGCCGAACTGATGGCGCGGCCCGGGCCGGACGGCCGCTTTCCGGAGTTCGATGCCTGGCATCCCTGGGCGCTGGACGCCGACGCCGCGGTGGATCTGGCCCTGGCCTGCGAGGCCGGTGGTCGCGACGCGGATCCGCGCATCGAGAACTCCGACGGCGCTTCGGTCAGCACCACGCGCGGCCTCAGCGTGTATGCCAACAGCCATGGCTTCATCGGCGCCGAGCGCAGCAGCCATCACAGCATCGGCTGCGCGCTGATCGCGGGCGCCGGGGATCGCATGCAGCGCGAGGGCTGGTACAGCGTGGCTCTGGCTGCGGACGACCTGGAATCCCCGATCGCAATCGGCCGACGCGCGGCCGAGCGGACCCTGGCGCGCCTCGATCCCCGGCCCGTGCCCACCGGCAGCTATCCGGTGCTGTTCCAGGCCGAAGTGGCGCGATCGCTGATCGGCCACCTGCTTGGTGCGGTGTCGGGCGGTGCGCTGTACCGGCGCGCGAGCTTCCTGCTCGACAGCGTCGGCACGCAGTTGTTTCCCGAGTGGTTCGGCATCTTCGAGCGGCCGTTCCTCGAGCGCGGCTTCCAGTCTTCGGCCTACGACGCCGAAGGCGTGGCCACGCGCGAAGCACCGCTGGTCGAGGGCGGCGTGCTTCAGCGCTATGTGCTCGGCAGCTATTCGGCGCGCAAGCTCGGCCTGCAGACCACGGGCAATGCGGGCGGCGTACACAACCTCGAGATCCCCGCCAACGCCGGCGGCCTCGACGAACTGCTGCGCGGCATGGATCGCGGCCTGCTGGTCACCGGTCTGATGGGGCAGGGCGTCAATGCGGTGACGGGCGATTATTCGCGCGGCGCGTCCGGCTTCTGGGTGGAGGGCGGCGAGATCCGGCATGCGGTCGACGGCATCACCATCGCCGGCAATCTGAAAGAAATGTTCGCCACCATCGAAGCGGTGGGCAGCGATATCGACCCGCGTTCGCATGTGCGGTCAGGGTCGATCCTGCTCGGCCGCATGACCGTCGCCGGCGACGACTGA
- the yjgA gene encoding ribosome biogenesis factor YjgA has translation MRGIDEDSGEYLGPSRKQNRREALEVLSLADALAALSENQLGKLPIPETLLPHIADARRITSHIARKRQLAYLAKQMRREDDETLHAIRDAMDAGGAAARMDTAQMHRAEAWRERLLADGDAALAELLDTYPEADRQRLRQLVRNALAERAKNKPPAAFRELFRELRGVFAAASLAAGETAADDGHSDDDDAGDTDDAR, from the coding sequence ATGAGAGGCATAGACGAAGATTCCGGCGAGTACCTGGGCCCCAGCCGCAAGCAGAACCGACGCGAAGCGTTGGAAGTGCTGTCGCTGGCCGATGCCCTGGCCGCGCTATCGGAAAACCAGCTGGGCAAACTGCCCATTCCCGAGACTCTGCTGCCGCACATCGCCGATGCGCGGCGCATCACCTCGCACATCGCGCGCAAGCGGCAGCTGGCGTACCTGGCCAAGCAGATGCGGCGCGAGGACGACGAGACGCTGCATGCGATCCGCGATGCGATGGATGCCGGCGGCGCCGCGGCGCGCATGGACACCGCGCAGATGCACCGGGCCGAAGCCTGGCGCGAACGCCTGCTGGCCGACGGCGACGCGGCGCTCGCGGAGCTGCTCGACACGTACCCGGAGGCCGACCGCCAGCGCCTGCGCCAGCTGGTGCGCAACGCCCTGGCGGAGCGTGCGAAGAACAAGCCGCCGGCCGCGTTCCGCGAGTTGTTCCGTGAACTGCGCGGCGTATTCGCGGCGGCCTCGCTCGCGGCGGGTGAAACCGCTGCGGACGATGGCCACTCCGATGACGACGACGCAGGCGACACGGACGACGCTCGCTGA